One window from the genome of Patescibacteria group bacterium encodes:
- a CDS encoding carbohydrate kinase family protein produces MFDIISIGSAVMDVILKSPNLSPNELLPVGGKVEVEDLFLATGGGGSNTAAGFARLGLKTACIARFGDDLFGQFLSQELAKEKFDQKYLMPRKGDRTDYSTIFLYQDGSRVILVHRGKTRVDETIFPWTALDETKWFYIASLEGNVDLLTKVVEKSTEKGIKIALNPGSRELKEKDKLLSVFPKIEALILNSEEASLFTGEEDENQALQKISQIGPKIIVVTQGRNGAHLFSQGKHLLSPT; encoded by the coding sequence ATGTTTGATATTATCTCTATCGGTTCAGCGGTGATGGATGTGATTTTAAAATCACCGAATTTATCTCCAAATGAGCTTTTACCAGTAGGTGGCAAGGTTGAGGTTGAGGATTTGTTTTTGGCCACTGGTGGTGGAGGATCGAATACAGCCGCTGGTTTTGCGAGATTAGGGTTAAAAACCGCCTGTATTGCTCGTTTTGGCGATGATCTCTTCGGTCAGTTTTTATCCCAGGAGTTGGCGAAGGAAAAGTTTGATCAGAAATATCTGATGCCGAGAAAAGGGGATAGAACTGATTATTCCACCATTTTTCTTTATCAAGATGGTTCACGGGTGATCCTCGTCCATCGGGGTAAGACTCGGGTTGATGAAACGATTTTTCCTTGGACGGCCCTCGACGAAACCAAATGGTTTTATATTGCCTCTTTGGAAGGGAATGTAGATTTATTGACTAAAGTGGTTGAGAAATCAACAGAGAAGGGGATTAAAATCGCCCTTAATCCAGGCAGTAGGGAACTAAAGGAAAAAGATAAACTTCTTTCCGTTTTTCCTAAGATCGAGGCCTTGATTCTTAACTCAGAAGAGGCCAGTCTTTTTACTGGCGAAGAGGATGAAAATCAGGCCTTACAAAAAATTTCTCAGATTGGTCCTAAAATAATTGTTGTCACCCAAGGGAGAAATGGTGCTCATCTTTTCAGTCAAGGAAAGCATTTGCTTTCTCCAACC